A DNA window from Methylobacterium sp. NMS14P contains the following coding sequences:
- the guaA gene encoding glutamine-hydrolyzing GMP synthase, which yields MNTDHDKILIVDFGSQVTQLIARRVREEGVYCEIVPFTKAEAAFREQKPKGVILSGGPESVTVEASPRAPQLVFDSGVPVFGICYGQQTMAAQLGGAVEGGHHAEFGRAEVEILADCPLFKGVWHKGEKYPVWMSHGDRVTKLPDGFTTVAISRNAPFAAVADEARNYYAVQFHPEVAHTPHGALLIRNFVRDVAGCSGDWTMGAYREEAIAKIREQVGSEKVICGLSGGVDSAVAAVLIHEAIGDQLTCVFVDHGLLRLGEAEQVVALFRDHYNIPLVHVEASGMFLAALEGVSDPEIKRKTIGRLFIDVFEAESKKIGGAKFLAQGTLYPDVIESVSFTGGPSVTIKSHHNVGGLPERMNMKLVEPLRELFKDEVRVLGKELGLPEGFVGRHPFPGPGLAIRCPGTITGEKLEALRKADAIYLDEIRQAGLYDTIWQAFAVILPVKTVGVMGDGRTYDHVCALRAVTSVDGMTADFYPFDMAFLGRVATRIINEVKGINRVTYDITSKPPGTIEWE from the coding sequence ATGAACACCGACCACGACAAGATCCTGATCGTCGATTTCGGCTCTCAGGTGACGCAGCTCATCGCCCGCCGGGTACGCGAGGAGGGCGTCTACTGCGAGATCGTGCCCTTCACGAAGGCCGAGGCCGCTTTCCGCGAGCAGAAGCCCAAGGGCGTGATCCTGTCCGGCGGCCCCGAATCCGTGACCGTCGAGGCCTCGCCCCGCGCGCCCCAGCTCGTGTTCGATTCGGGCGTCCCGGTCTTCGGCATCTGCTACGGCCAGCAGACCATGGCGGCGCAGCTCGGCGGCGCCGTCGAGGGCGGCCACCACGCGGAGTTCGGCCGTGCCGAGGTCGAGATCCTGGCCGATTGCCCGCTGTTCAAGGGCGTCTGGCACAAGGGCGAGAAGTACCCGGTCTGGATGAGCCACGGTGACCGCGTCACCAAGCTGCCGGACGGCTTCACCACCGTGGCGATCTCCCGGAACGCGCCCTTCGCGGCGGTGGCCGACGAGGCTCGCAACTACTACGCTGTGCAGTTCCACCCGGAGGTGGCGCACACGCCCCATGGCGCCCTTCTGATCCGCAACTTCGTGCGCGACGTCGCGGGCTGCTCGGGCGACTGGACCATGGGCGCCTACCGCGAGGAGGCCATCGCCAAGATCCGCGAGCAGGTCGGCTCCGAGAAGGTGATCTGCGGCCTGTCGGGCGGCGTCGATTCGGCCGTGGCGGCGGTGCTGATCCACGAGGCGATCGGCGATCAGCTGACCTGCGTGTTCGTCGACCACGGGCTCCTGCGCCTCGGCGAGGCCGAGCAGGTCGTGGCGCTGTTCCGCGACCACTACAACATCCCGCTGGTCCACGTGGAGGCGTCGGGGATGTTCCTCGCGGCTCTGGAGGGCGTCAGCGACCCGGAAATCAAGCGCAAGACGATCGGCCGCCTGTTCATCGACGTGTTCGAGGCTGAATCGAAGAAGATCGGCGGGGCGAAGTTCCTCGCTCAGGGCACGCTCTACCCCGACGTGATCGAGAGCGTGTCGTTCACCGGCGGCCCGTCCGTGACCATCAAGAGCCACCACAATGTCGGCGGCCTGCCCGAGCGCATGAACATGAAGCTCGTGGAGCCGCTCCGCGAGCTGTTCAAGGACGAGGTCCGGGTGCTCGGCAAGGAGCTCGGCCTGCCCGAGGGCTTCGTCGGCCGCCACCCGTTCCCGGGCCCGGGCCTGGCGATCCGCTGCCCCGGCACCATCACGGGCGAGAAGCTGGAGGCCCTGCGCAAGGCCGACGCGATCTACCTCGATGAGATCCGGCAGGCCGGCCTCTACGACACGATCTGGCAGGCCTTCGCGGTGATCCTGCCGGTGAAGACCGTCGGCGTGATGGGCGACGGGCGCACCTACGACCACGTCTGCGCGCTGCGCGCCGTC